The Polluticoccus soli sequence GAGGATGGCGAAGTGCTCAGGTTTTCCTTGAACGAGCTCCATGCATTGGCCCATATTGCCGCTGGCTTCTTTCACAGCCACTATGTGCTTGAACTCTTTGGCCAGACGCAGGGTGGTGGCGGGCAACATATTGGTTACCGTACGGCCCGGAACGTTATAAAGGATGATCGGCTTAGTGGTAGCAGATGCTATGGCTTTGAAGTGCTGGTAAACGCCTTCCTGTGTAGGTTTATTATAATACGGCACTACGCTCAGGATACCGGCTACTTTATCCAGCGGGTAGGTAGCAATGTTGTGCAGTACTTCGGCAGTGTTGTTGCCACCAATGCCGCAAACCACAGGCACGCGACCATTACATTTTTCGATAACGAAGTTGAGCACCTTCAGCTTTTCTTCGTCGGTGAGCGTTGGTGTTTCCGCTGTTGTGCCCAGCGCTACCAGGTAGTTAACGCCACCTGTTATCACTTGTTCCACCACCTTTTCAAGTGCCGGGAAATCTATTTGTCCGTCTGCGTTGAACGGTGTTACCAGCGCAACACCTGTTCCTCTGAATTGATTCATATGTTGAGAGGAGCGAACTCCTTATTTAAACGTGATTGGTACTTGTTTCTTCGAAGAAGCCCATTTTAGAGAACTTCTCAATGCGTTGATCGATGCGTGTATCAGCTTCAACTTTATTCAGCTCACCCAGCGATTTCAGCAGGTATTGTTTTAGTGTCTCCGCCATTTCATCTGGCTTGGCGTGTGCACCACCCAATGGTTCGGAGATAACATCGTCTACCAGTTTGAAGCGGCTCATGTCTTCTGATGTAAGACGGAGTTGCTCGGCTGCTTTCTCTTTAAAGTTCCAGCTGCGCCACAGGATAGAAGAGCATGACTCAGGAGAGATAACAGTGTACCAGGTATTTTCCAGCATGGCTACTTTATCGCCTATGCCAATACCCAGCGCACCACCCGAAGCACCCTCGCCTATGATCACACATATTACAGGTACTTTCAGGTTGATCATCTCAAACAGGTTACGCGCAATGGCTTCGCCTTGTCCGCGTTCTTCGGCTTCAAGGCCAGGGTATGCACCCGGGGTGTCGATCAGTGTGATGATGGGACGGTTGAATTTCTCAGCCATCTTCATTAGGCGCAGTGCCTTGCGGTAGCCTTCGGGATTGGCCATACCAAAGTTGCGCATTTGGCGCATCTTAGTATTGATACCTTTCTGCTGGCCCATTACCATTACAGGCATGCCATCCAGTTCTGCCATGCCACCCACCATAGCTTTGTCGTCTTTTACCTGGCGGTCGCCATAGAGCTCGGTGAAGTTGCTGAATATTTTTTCGATATAATATAATGTATACGGCCTTTCAGGATGGCGGCTCAATTGAACCCTCTGCCATGGCGTAAGATTAGTATATATCTGCGAGCGCGTTTTCTCTATCGACGCTTCCAACTCGCGAATAGTGTTGGTTACATCCACCTGGTTCTTTGCAGACATCTCTTTTAACTTATCCATCTGCGTGTACAAATCCTCAAGTGGCTTCTCAAAATCCAAAAACTGCATAGTAGTAGTTTAGGCTACAAAAGTAAGGTTTGAAAATTTTTAAAAGAAGATTTGCAGAATTGAAGAATTTGAACGTATCTTTGCATCCCCAACAGGGAACACGGATCGGTAGTTCAGTTGGTTAGAATGCCGCCCTGTCACGGCGGAGGTCGCGGGTTCGAGTCCCGTCCGGTCCGCAAGAAGCCTGCTAGAAATAGCAGGCTTTTTTGCGTTTATACATTAGCCATAATGTGTTATTGATTCTCAAAATTGCTCATCTGCGAGATGATTGCATACCAGCTTGCATCCATATCTATCAGTCCACGCCGCGGCCGGTCAAGATCAAGAGTTATGAATATAACGATGGAGCTTAGCACGCAGAAGCCAATGCCTGTGACCCAGTCGAACCGACCTTTACCAACTGACAGGTAACCCAGGAAAAATGCCCCGATAAGCGATAAGGAAAAAAGCATAATCACGACGGATTGCGGCACTCTGATGATCTCGCTGTTCCTGGTAAACTCAGCCGCATCAAACATGTCGGTTAGCCATGGCAACATTTGCCCTGAAATGAGAATACTTGGGTTGTGCTTTGAAAACCAGACTGCATGTCCCCACAATAACGCCTGGTGGTGTGCCAGCGCCTTGTCGGCAGCAGCAATTTTATTTAGGTCGGGTCCAGCTTTGATGTAATCGATTCTTGCCTGGAGATAGTTTTTGAAATGTGTACGTAGTATAGTGCGATCGCTGTCCGGATAAATATCGGCACGCAGGATGGCTGTACCTATGCAATTTGCTTCGTTAACTATGGCCTGGTGACGGTTTTCATAGCGTGTGCCACTCATGCTGAACGTAAATCCCAAAATAAATGCCAGCAAGCCGAGAATGGAACCGTAGACAGTAGAATTCGCAGGGTTATCCTGGTATTCTTCCTTTCGTTTGCGGTGTCTCCCAAAGTATGCTCCCAGTCTTATGAAAACGATCATCAATAGGAACAGAATGATGACCAGCACCCAGGCATCGTAGCGCAACAAAAAAGGGAGTGGGAGATTGTCGTTCATTGGATAGATAGTTCGGTCAGCACATAGTAGCCCGTGATAGTCTACTGCCTATCGACGCTATCCTAAATTTACCGACTTCCATCCGGTCGAAGCTCAGCTACAAACTAAGTTTGCCTGGAATTTTAAGGTTTAGTATTTCTTGCCAGTTTGTTGAACAGGTTCAGGAAATTGTCTCTTTGGCTCTTCGATAGCGGCACCTCTTTGTTGTTATCCATTATGATATAACCAGTTACTTCATATCGACGGATATGGTTGAGGTTGATGACGTGCGAGCGATGAGCCTGGTAAAATGTTTTATCGTCAAGCAGCTCCCTGAACTTTCCTATGTTGTATGAGCAAAGGATCTCGTTATCTGTTGTTACGATCTTGGTATATGAGTTCACCGCTTCAAGGCAAATGATGTCATTTATGTTCACGTAGTCAATTGCTTTGCCATTGGGAATGCCTATACGCTTTTGTATATGCAGCTCGTTCTCCAGAACTTTTTTAGCCAGGCGCTTGTTCCTGATCTTTTCCAACACTTTATCTACTGTAGTTACAAATTCGGTCTTGTCAATCGGTTTGATGATGTAACCAGCTGCATTGAGTCTAAAAGCTTCCACGGCATAATCTTCATGTGCTGTAATAAACACAACTTCACTCTGGAGATTTGGCGCGTACTTTATCAGGTCCATACCGTTTTTATCCTGCATTGAAATATCCAGGAATAAGATATCCGCGTCTGTTGAGCGCACAACATTGACTGCATCGTCCCATTTCGTGTAGGTTCCAATGACTTCAATGTTTTTATAGAATATGCCAAGGTTGTATTCCAGCAGATCTATTGCTTTGCTTTCGTCGTCTACAATGAGGCAAGTGTAGTTATCCATCTTTTAATGCATTTTTTATAGTGATGATTACAGTAGTTCCTGTTTCCGGTAGTTCTTTGTCAATATAGTTGATTTCAATTCCGGCGTTTTCGTACTTGTTAAGTATGTCGACCAGTTCTTTTATTAGATGGTTGCCATATGATTCCCTGCCGCTGTCCGCTCTTTGTTTATCTGTAATATGCTTTTTTCTGCCTA is a genomic window containing:
- the dapA gene encoding 4-hydroxy-tetrahydrodipicolinate synthase, with product MNQFRGTGVALVTPFNADGQIDFPALEKVVEQVITGGVNYLVALGTTAETPTLTDEEKLKVLNFVIEKCNGRVPVVCGIGGNNTAEVLHNIATYPLDKVAGILSVVPYYNKPTQEGVYQHFKAIASATTKPIILYNVPGRTVTNMLPATTLRLAKEFKHIVAVKEASGNMGQCMELVQGKPEHFAILSGDDDLVLPQIAIGMEGVISVAANCFTKDFTGMVNNALDGKFDEARKLHYKLLEGIHLLFAEGNPAGVKCVLGMQGICQEQMRLPIVPVSEATSQKIRTYLGTL
- a CDS encoding acetyl-CoA carboxylase carboxyltransferase subunit alpha, with the protein product MQFLDFEKPLEDLYTQMDKLKEMSAKNQVDVTNTIRELEASIEKTRSQIYTNLTPWQRVQLSRHPERPYTLYYIEKIFSNFTELYGDRQVKDDKAMVGGMAELDGMPVMVMGQQKGINTKMRQMRNFGMANPEGYRKALRLMKMAEKFNRPIITLIDTPGAYPGLEAEERGQGEAIARNLFEMINLKVPVICVIIGEGASGGALGIGIGDKVAMLENTWYTVISPESCSSILWRSWNFKEKAAEQLRLTSEDMSRFKLVDDVISEPLGGAHAKPDEMAETLKQYLLKSLGELNKVEADTRIDQRIEKFSKMGFFEETSTNHV
- a CDS encoding LytR/AlgR family response regulator transcription factor is translated as MDNYTCLIVDDESKAIDLLEYNLGIFYKNIEVIGTYTKWDDAVNVVRSTDADILFLDISMQDKNGMDLIKYAPNLQSEVVFITAHEDYAVEAFRLNAAGYIIKPIDKTEFVTTVDKVLEKIRNKRLAKKVLENELHIQKRIGIPNGKAIDYVNINDIICLEAVNSYTKIVTTDNEILCSYNIGKFRELLDDKTFYQAHRSHVINLNHIRRYEVTGYIIMDNNKEVPLSKSQRDNFLNLFNKLARNTKP